One window of Mediterraneibacter butyricigenes genomic DNA carries:
- a CDS encoding CCA tRNA nucleotidyltransferase has translation MKIPLPAKVSMILENLILHGYEAYIVGGCVRDSILGRVPQDWDITTSATPQEVKRLFSRTVDTGIEHGTVTVMLGKEGFEVTTYRVDGEYEDGRHPKEVTFTRSLTEDLKRRDFTINAMAYNDTDRLVDPFGGMKDLNGHLIRCVGDPMERFSEDALRILRAVRFSAQLAFPIEDKTAAAIRVLAPTLNKISAERIRVELTKLLMSDHPELINDACELGITKVILPEWDAMVGVHQNIRHHIFDVDRHTLQALKNIRADKVLRFTILFHDMGKPSMKTTDEKGVDHFEGHALVSEEIARKVLRRLKFDNETVRQVTRLVCYHDYRAAATPRNVRRAMNRIGVDLFPLYLEVRMADVKAQSNYQRSKKIQNILDMQEIYQQILKDKECVTLKDLAVTGRDLMELGMEPGKELGDTLNELLEKVIDAPERNTKEYLCKYVRKKLKK, from the coding sequence ATGAAGATACCATTGCCTGCAAAGGTAAGTATGATTCTTGAAAATCTCATATTACATGGATATGAAGCATATATCGTGGGAGGCTGTGTGCGGGACTCCATTCTGGGCAGAGTACCGCAGGACTGGGACATTACCACATCGGCTACGCCGCAGGAAGTAAAACGACTGTTTTCCCGTACCGTAGATACGGGGATTGAGCATGGAACTGTAACGGTCATGCTTGGAAAAGAAGGGTTTGAGGTCACCACTTACCGGGTGGACGGAGAATATGAAGATGGCCGGCATCCGAAGGAAGTGACGTTTACCAGAAGTCTGACAGAAGACTTGAAACGACGGGATTTTACCATCAATGCCATGGCGTATAATGATACGGACCGGTTGGTGGATCCTTTTGGTGGAATGAAAGATCTGAACGGACATCTGATCCGCTGCGTGGGAGATCCGATGGAGCGATTTTCGGAAGATGCACTGCGGATTCTGCGGGCGGTTCGTTTTTCGGCGCAGCTTGCATTTCCGATTGAAGACAAGACGGCAGCAGCCATTCGGGTGCTGGCACCGACCTTAAATAAGATCAGTGCGGAACGAATTCGGGTGGAACTGACGAAACTCTTGATGTCAGATCATCCGGAGCTGATCAATGATGCCTGTGAGCTGGGAATTACAAAGGTAATCCTTCCGGAGTGGGATGCCATGGTGGGAGTGCATCAGAACATCCGCCATCATATTTTCGATGTGGACCGGCATACGCTGCAGGCGTTGAAAAATATACGTGCAGATAAGGTATTGCGGTTTACGATCCTGTTCCACGATATGGGCAAGCCGTCTATGAAGACTACCGATGAGAAGGGCGTGGATCATTTTGAAGGACATGCCCTGGTTAGCGAAGAGATTGCCAGAAAAGTCCTGAGAAGACTGAAGTTTGATAATGAAACCGTGCGCCAGGTGACCCGTCTGGTCTGCTATCATGATTATCGTGCGGCAGCAACGCCGAGAAATGTGCGAAGAGCCATGAACCGGATCGGGGTGGATCTGTTTCCTCTGTATCTGGAGGTGCGGATGGCAGATGTAAAAGCGCAGAGCAATTATCAGCGCAGTAAAAAGATCCAGAACATTTTGGATATGCAGGAAATCTATCAGCAGATCCTGAAAGATAAGGAATGTGTGACCTTGAAGGATCTGGCGGTGACAGGAAGAGATCTGATGGAACTTGGAATGGAACCGGGCAAAGAACTTGGAGATACCTTAAATGAATTGTTGGAAAAAGTGATCGATGCGCCGGAGCGCAACACGAAGGAATACCTGTGTAAATATGTCAGGAAAAAGCTGAAAAAATAG